CCTGGGGGCGATGGCCGAGGGCAAGATCGATCCGCGCCGCCACGCACTGTACGCGCAGCTGCTGCACGAATCGGAGCAACAGAAGCCCTGGTGACCCAACCGGGAGGAGGACAGATCGATGAAACTGCTGGTCAGCAGTCCATCGCTCGGCCTGGCGGCACACTGGCAGAACGTGCTGGCCGCAGCCGGCATCCGCACGGAGCTGCGCAACATCTACCTGAGCAGCGTGGCGGGCGACATCCCGCCGCAGGACTGCGCCGCGCAGGTCTGGCTAGTCCATCCGGAGCAGGAACCGCAGGCCCAGGCGCTGCTGGACCAGGCACGCCATCCGCCGGCCGGACCGGCGTGGCGCTGCCCGCATTGCGGCGAGGAGCACGAGCCGCAGTTCGCCCAGTGCTGGCGCTGCGGCAAGGATCGCGACGCGATCGCCTGAG
The sequence above is a segment of the Ralstonia nicotianae genome. Coding sequences within it:
- a CDS encoding putative signal transducing protein; translation: MKLLVSSPSLGLAAHWQNVLAAAGIRTELRNIYLSSVAGDIPPQDCAAQVWLVHPEQEPQAQALLDQARHPPAGPAWRCPHCGEEHEPQFAQCWRCGKDRDAIA